One Triticum dicoccoides isolate Atlit2015 ecotype Zavitan chromosome 4B, WEW_v2.0, whole genome shotgun sequence genomic window carries:
- the LOC119294227 gene encoding L-gulonolactone oxidase 2-like, translated as MEGGRVLTVLLMVLLLVGLADSSPPPEPVVCAHGTSDCTISNAYSSFPDRTVCRAANAIFPRTEKELVAAVAAAVAAKRKVKVATKHSHSFPKLACPGGRDGTIISTERLNRVVSVDVAKGLMTVESGMVLRDLIQAAAEAGLALPHSPYWSGLTIGGLLATGAHGSSLKGKGGAVHEYVVGMRMVTPAPESQGFAVVRELCADHPDLDAAKVSLGVLGVVSQVTLALEPMFKRSVTFVKRNDSDMAEQAVVWGGLHEFDDMAWLPQQRNVIYRKDDRVAIMSVGNGLNDYLAMRSSPTADLISGRVMHELLEKKNNTVARCKEAPTSASLFEKAAYGFTNNGSLFMGYPVVGFQHRIQASGLCLDSPEDALLTTCPWDPRIRGTFFYNNAYSIALSRVSAFIADMKQLRNKNPKAFCGIDAGLGILLRYIKASSAYLGKPEDSVDFDITYYRSYTKGEPNPYSGVLDELQQMALHKYGAIPHWGKNRNFAFEGVIAKYPKADKFLEVKGRYDPDGIFSSEWSDQVLGINGSPIIVEKGCAIEGLCVCSEDSHCAPEQGYYCRPGKVYTEARVCSLQPI; from the exons ATGGAGGGTGGCCGGGTGCTTACGGTTCTCCTCATGGTGCTCCTGCTTGTCGGCCTCGCTGACTCGAGCCCTCCGCCGGAGCCCGTGGTTTGTGCCCACGGCACGTCGGACTGCACTATCTCCAACGCGTACAGCTCCTTCCCTGACCGCACCGTCTGCCGCGCGGCCAACGCCATCTTCCCGCGCACCGAGAAGGAGCTAGTCGCGGCCGTGGCGGCCGCTGTGGCGGCCAAGCGCAAGGTGAAGGTGGCCACCAAGCACTCCCACAGCTTCCCCAAGCTGGCCTGCCCCGGCGGCCGCGACGGCACGATCATAAGCACGGAGCGGCTCAACCGGGTGGTAAGCGTCGACGTCGCCAAGGGGTTGATGACGGTAGAAAGCGGAATGGTGCTCCGCGACCTGATCCAGGCGGCCGCCGAGGCAGGGCTCGCGCTGCCGCACTCGCCGTACTGGTCAGGGCTCACCATCGGAGGCCTGCTGGCCACGGGCGCGCACGGCAGTTCGCTCAAGGGTAAGGGCGGCGCCGTGCACGAGTACGTGGTCGGGATGAGGATGGTCACGCCGGCGCCGGAGAGCCAAGGGTTCGCGGTGGTACGGGAGCTCTGCGCCGACCATCCTGACCTCGACGCGGCCAAGGTCTCCCTCGGCGTCCTGGGCGTCGTTTCCCAG GTTACACTGGCCTTGGAGCCGATGTTCAAGCGGTCGGTGACATTCGTGAAACGCAATGACTCTGACATGGCAGAGCAGGCCGTCGTGTGGGGTGGCCTCCATGAATTTGACGATATGGCATGGCTGCCACAGCAGCGCAATGTCATTTACCGCAAGGACGATCGTGTGGCCATCATGTCAGTGGGTAACGGCCTCAATGACTACCTAGCCATGCGATCCAGTCCGACGGCCGACCTCATCAGCGGCAGAGTCATGCACGAGCTTCTTGAGAAGAAGAACAACACCGTCGCTCGGTGCAAGGAGGCACCCACGTCTGCATCGCTGTTTGAGAAGGCAGCATACGGCTTTACAAACAACGGCAGCTTGTTCATGGGGTACCCGGTGGTAGGATTCCAACACCGCATCCAAGCATCCGGTTTGTGTCTCGACAGCCCAGAAGACGCACTCCTCACTACGTGTCCGTGGGATCCCCGCATCCGGGGAACCTTCTTCTACAACAATGCCTACAGCATCGCGCTCTCTAGGGTATCAGCATTCATCGCCGACATGAAGCAGCTCCGTAACAAAAACCCGAAGGCCTTCTGCGGAATCGACGCCGGTTTGGGTATTCTCCTCCGCTATATCAAGGCATCTTCTGCCTACCTCGGCAAGCCGGAGGACTCGGTCGACTTTGATATTACCTACTACCGGAGTTACACCAAGGGTGAGCCCAACCCATACTCTGGTGTGCTCGACGAGCTCCAACAGATGGCGCTACACAAATATGGTGCCATCCCTCACTGGGGCAAAAATCGCAACTTTGCCTTTGAAGGTGTCATTGCCAAGTACCCCAAGGCCGACAAGTTCCTAGAGGTGAAAGGAAGGTACGACCCCGATGGGATCTTCTCCAGCGAATGGAGTGACCAGGTGCTTGGCATTAATGGGAGCCCGATAATTGTCGAGAAGGGTTGCGCCATTGAGGGACTTTGCGTCTGCTCAGAAGACTCGCATTGTGCACCGGAGCAGGGCTACTATTGCCGGCCTGGGAAGGTGTACACGGAGGCGAGGGTCTGCTCGTTGCAACCCATCTGA